In Neofelis nebulosa isolate mNeoNeb1 chromosome 7, mNeoNeb1.pri, whole genome shotgun sequence, the following proteins share a genomic window:
- the ZBTB25 gene encoding zinc finger and BTB domain-containing protein 25 isoform X2 — protein sequence MYTGKGPKQIVDHSRLEEGIRFLHADYLSHIATEMNQVFSPETVQSSNLYGIQISTTQKTAVKPGLEVKEAPASNSGNRAAAQGDHPQLQLSLAIGLDDGTADQQRARPAAHALEEHQKPPVSIKQERCDPESVISQSHPSPSAEVTGPTFTESGIKIHLCHYCGERFDSRSNLRQHLHTHVSGSLPFGVPASILESNDLGEVHPLNENSEALECRRVSSFIVKENEQQPDHSNQGTTEPLQISQVSLISKDSEPVELNCNFSFSRKRKISCSICGHKFLRKSQLLEHMYIHKGKSSRYNRCQRFSNAVAQRFQPYCDSWSDVPLRSSCLSQEQLDSSCALESELTQESVDTILVE from the coding sequence ATGTACACGGGGAAAGGGCCAAAACAGATTGTGGATCATAGTCGCCTGGAGGAAGGGATTCGATTTCTTCACGCCGACTACCTTTCTCACATTGCGACTGAAATGAATCAGGTGTTCTCACCAGAGACTGTGCAGTCCTCCAATCTGTATGGCATTCAGATCTCAACAACCCAAAAAACAGCTGTCAAACCGGGGCTGGAGGTCAAAGAAGCTCCTGCCAGTAACAGTGGCAACAGGGCTGCTGCGCAGGGTGACCACCCCCAGCTGCAGCTCTCTCTCGCTATTGGGCTGGATGATGGCACTGCCGATCAGCAGAGGGCCCGTCCTGCTGCCCACGCCTTGGAGGAACACCAGAAGCCCCCAGTGTCCATCAAGCAGGAGAGATGTGACCCAGAGTCTGTGATCTCCCAGAGCCATCCCTCACCCTCAGCGGAGGTGACAGGCCCCACTTTCACCGAAAGCGGTATCAAAATACACTTATGCCATTACTGTGGGGAACGTTTTGATTCCCGTAGTAACCTAAGACAACATCTCCATACCCACGTGTCCGGATCCCTCCCGTTTGGTGTCCCTGCTTCCATTCTGGAAAGCAACGACCTTGGTGAAGTGCATCCACTTAATGAAAACAGTGAGGCTCTTGAATGCCGCAGGGTCAGCTCCTTCATTGTCAAGGAGAATGAGCAGCAGCCTGACCACTCAAACCAGGGTACCACCGAGCCTCTGCAGATCAGCCAAGTGTCTCTGATCTCCAAAGACTCAGAGCCAGTAGAATTaaactgtaatttttctttttcaaggaaaagaaaaatcagctgTTCCATCTGTGGTCACAAATTTCTCCGAAAAAGCCAACTGCTGgaacacatgtatatacacaaagGTAAATCTTCCAGATACAACCGATGCCAAAGGTTCAGTAATGCGGTAGCCCAGAGATTTCAGCCGTACTGTGACAGCTGGTCTGATGTCCCCCTGAGAAGTTCTTGCTTGTCGCAAGAACAGTTAGATTCATCCTGTGCCTTAGAGTCAGAGCTCACACAAGAAAGTGTGGACACTATCCTTGTGGAGTAG